The segment ATTTTTCCTTTAATATTATGTTCTATGCAATGCAACATTTGATTAGCAAGGATGCTTAAACCCCCTTCAGTTACAAATGCAACGGTTATCTTAAATTCATGGCAACTTAAAAGTTCTTTTTGAATTGACGTTAAAACTTTTTCACCACGTCTATAATCATTTATTAGTAAGTTTGTTAGTAGTTTTTCATTTGATAAGAGCGTGTTATCTAAATATGATGTTTCTAAACTACCTTTGAGTAATACTGCTAGTTCCATATATTTATTCCCCCATATTTATTTATAGTTTATCACTTTTAATAATACTTTGTGCAATTTTAAAACCTATAGCAACCCCAGTAGTCAGTCCTGATGACCCCAATCCACTTGCTTGATATACACCCGGTTCACCCTCTACTTCCCCGTAGAAAGGACTAAAATCCGAACTCACTGCGCGTGTTCCTACGCGTACGTGATCAATTTCAAGTCTATCTATTTCTGGAAAGTGTTTCTTCGCCTCATTTTTGAGATATTCACTTGAATTCGGATCAATATCTAGATTAAATCCTTTTTCATTTTCATGGGTTGCACCAATGACTAATTGTCCTTGATTTCCATAAAGAAAGTCAATTTCTCCCTGTGGCATAAATACGGGATAGTTATGATTGGGTTCGAGGATATTCTTGAATTCTATAAGTTGTCCTTTTTGCGGTTTCACACTGAGTTCCTTATTTGGAAATTGTTCTTGTAACCAAGCCCCACAAGCAAGGATAACTGCATCATAAGCTTGACCATCAACGATAAGTCGATCTTCTTGACGTGACCAATAGACGCGTTTATTGATTACCGTTAAACGCTCAGCTTCTTTCTGTAATGTCTCGATCAGTTTTAAGCCATCGACCTGTGCTCCACCTGAAACACAAAGTGCTCGATCACATTGAATAGAGGGCGGTAACTTTTCTTGCAGTGCTTCGCCTTCTAAAATTTCCACTTCCCCCATCTCAGGTGCGTCGATGCGACGTTGTAATGCAATGTTGTAGAGCTTATCTAATAATAATTTATCATGTGTTATAAGTGCGCCACTTTGACGATAATAGGATGTATCATTGAGGTCTTTATTTAATCTTTGATAGAATGCTGCCCCTTCACGTGCAAGTTGATACCATTCCTGGTTGCGACGTTGGCTAACCCAAGGACAAATAATCCCTACTGCTGCTTTGGTTGCTTGGCCCGTTGGGTCATCATATAGGGTAACGTGGTTTCCATGTTTACTTAAATAATAGGCAGCTGTAGAACCTACAATGCCACCACCAATAATTGCGATTTTTTTCATCTTTTATCCCCTTCATATCTCTTATACTAGTGTATCAAAATATCCCGGTTATGTAACAAAATTGTAACTTTCGTCATAAGTTCAAAATTATGATGTATACTTTGTACTATAACACTAGTATAGTGTTGATTTTTCTTTCGAATAAATTTATAGTTATAAATAGATTACGGAGTATCGCTATGCAAAATAAAAAAGGTCTAACGACACAGCAAGTAAAACAACTAACTCTGGAAGGTAAGATTAACCGCCTTCCCAAACCCGAAATTAAAACAAATGCGCAAATCATTTTAAGTAATGTATTTACGCTTTTTAACTTATATAACATTATTATCGCATCCGCACTTGTATATGTAAAAGCATGGACGAGTTTATTTTTTATGGGTGTTATTATTTCCAATACATTTATGTTTATTTTCCAGGAAATACGATCACGAAATTTAATCAGCAAACTCAATATTATTATCTCTCCAAAAACAACAGTTATTCGTGATGGTAAACGCCTTGAACTGGATAACGAAGAAATTGTCCTTGGTGATTTAGTCTATTATGAAGCTGGAAATCAAATTAGTGCTGATGCACGAATTGTGGATGGAGCAGTGGAAGTCAATGAATCCCTTCTTACTGGCGAGGTTGATCCAGTAGATAAATCAATTGATGCGGAAATTCTATCGGGAAGTTTTATTGTTAGTGGTGCATGTTATGCAGAGATTATCCATGTTGGAAAAGATAACTATGCAATCAAAGTAACTTCTGCGGTCAAAACAAATCGTGTCATTTCGTCAGAACTTCTCAAAACATTTAAAACTGTTACAAAAATTACAAGTTTCTTTATCATTCCCATTGGTGCCATTTTACTATACCAAGGGCTTATACTTCGAGGACAAGCTTTTGATTCAGTAATTGTTAATACCGCAACCGCGCTACTTGGTATGCTTCCACAAGGTTTGGTACTACTCACTACCTTAGTCCTTATTGGAGCCGTCTTAAAACTTGGTTCTCAGAAAACTCTTGTACAAGATTTATACGCAATTGAAACGTTGTCGCAATCCAGTGTCTTATGTTTGGATAAAACAGGAACTTTAACTCATGGCGTAATGAAAGTAATTCATGTAGAAACTCTTGATGAAATCCTTTATGAATACATGAGTTCATATATTGAAAATTCAAACGATAACAATGCTACATCTGCAGCAATTAAGGATTATTTTGAAGTCATTCCGACACAGCTTCAAGCGGTAGAGCAAATCCCGTTCTCATCAGCGCGCAAGTGGGCAGGGATGAATTTCTCAAACAATCATGCAGTCTTAGTTGGTGCTCCTGATATTTTACTACCAGGAACACGGATTCCCGAAAAAGTAGAGTCCTTGCGACGGGATGGTGCGCGCATTCTCTTGATTTGTGAATCGCTTTCACCCATTCATAAAGACAGTTCTCTTAAGGGAATCTTACCGCTCGCTTACATTGCTTTAGAAGATCCAATTCGTGATGACGCTTACGATGCCATCCAGTTCTTCCGTGAAAATGATGTTACGGCGAAAGTTATCTCAGGTGATAACGTAGAAACCGTTGCCGCGATTGCTCGCAAAGCGGGCATTGAAAACTATCAAACTGTGGTGGACGCACAATCTCTAAAAACTGAGGAAGACTTAACGGAAGCCATTCTTAATTGCAATGTTATTGGTCGAGCAACGCCAAATCAAAAACTGGATTTTGTACGGATCCTTCAAGAACATGGGGAGAAAGTTGCGATGACTGGTGATGGTATTAACGATGTTCTTGCACTTAAGAACTCTGATTGTTCGATCGCTATGGGAGAAGGTAGCGATGCAGCCTTGCATATCTCACAAATCGTTGTAATGGACGGACAACTTTCCACACTTGTAGATGTTGTGAAGGAAGGACGTATGGTGATCAATAACATCACCCGTTCCGCGTCCATGTATTACCTACGGACAATTCTAGCCATATTTATTGCGATTACCGCAGTTGTTATGAATGTTCCCTTTCCGTTTATTCCGTTCCAAATTACTTTAACCAATATGTTTATTGATGGATTCCCTTCGTTTATGTTGTTGTTTCAGCCAAGTTATGAACGCCCTAAAGAACGAATCCTCAATCATGTCTTACGTCATGCATTCCCAAATGCAATGACCATTATCCTTTTATGGCTCTTCCTCAATATTTTGGGAACTCACTTTGGATTAACAACAGAAGTTGTTGAAACGATGATGTACTTTATTAACGGTTATGTCTCCATCGGTATGATCTACCGTATCTATAAGCCACTCAACCTATACCGAACCATCGTTCTTATTATCAATGTCATTGGTTTTGGGCTTGCAACCAAACTATTCTGGCCACTCTTGGAACTACAACCACTCAGTCCAGAACATGCACAGTTTACAGCAATCTTGCTAATTGTTGCCATTCCAATTGTAATCATCATTCATAAACTAGCGCTAATGTATATCGATTACACCAATAATAAAAACAACTAAATACAAACCAACACCTTCCATCGTGGAGGGTGTTTTTTGGTTTAAACCTAGAAGTGTGCTATGATTAATGCAGAAAGGATTGATATTTTGAATGAATTGATCGAAGCAATTCATCATAATGACATTGATTCAGTTCAGACAATCCTTATCAACGACCCACACGTCGTATCTCACCCTTCAGGTGATCGTTTGCAATCCCCACTACAAGAAGCAATTCAAAACAGTCGTCTTGAAATTGCTCAGTTAATTATTGAAACAAAGGATAATGTTAACTTTATGGTTCAAGGTGAACTCGAACATTGGCAACAACCCATTTTACACGTTGCCATTAGTGAAGCCTTGAATCATTCACGTTATCCCCGACCTCAACGAGATGGCCCTAAAAACGATGGAGTTCTTTTTGACAAGCATCTTGCTTGTCTTAAACTCTTGCTTGATGAAGGCGCGGATATCCATGGTCAAGATTCATTTGGAAATACGCCTCTTATGCGAGCTGTTTTGGATGTGATTAATATTGATTTGGGAATTGTTGATTATGAATTTGAAGAAGATATTCGTCGTGTGTTCGGATTACTCATTGATAAGGGTTCTGACATTCGTGGAGCCACAAACACGCGTAAGTCTATTTTTGAACTGTACCGAAATCATAAAGTGATGAATTATATACCAAAAGGATGAGGATTTCACTCATCTTTTTTCTTATTTCCGTCGAATTTGGATATAATAGTCAAAATTAGGAGGTTTTATGGCACAAAATTAGTACACCGTAGTGATGTGAATCCTGAACATACATGGGATTTACGGGGTCTTTTTAAAACTGAAGATGACTACAATCGAACATTTGATTCACTTGAGAAAGAAGTGGATACATTTGTCTCAACTTATAAAGGGCAATTAAACACACCTGAGAATATTGTTGAAGCATTGGGTGTCTATGCACCAATGTATGAGAAAATGGTGCACCTAGGCACTTACAACAGCCTCAGTGCTTCTGCGGATCAATCCAATGAAGAAACAATTCAACGTTATGGTCTTTATGCAATTCGTACTACTGAAATTTCAAATAAGTTAGCGTTCTTTACATCTGAAATTTCGGGAAACGACAGTGAGACACTCGAAAATGCAGTACAACTCAACGATTTTAGTAAAGGGTTCTTAAAACAAATTCTTCGTGAAAAACCACATGCGCTTTCACCTGAGGTAGAAGCCGCTGTAACCGCATTAAATGCTGCATTGGATGCTCCTTACAGCATCTATAATCGTGGTAAACTTCAAGATATGAGTTTTGATGATTTTGAAGTCAATGGCAAATCATACCCAAACAGTTTTGTCCTTTTTGAGGGCGAGTGGGAATATGAAATTGACCACGATGTACGTCATAAGGCATTTGAAGAGTTCTATGGAAAACTTGCGGAGTACCAACATACCTTCGCAGAGGTGTATCAAACCCAAGTTCTTAAGGAAAAAGCACTTTCAACCCATAAGGGATTCGATTCAGTCATCGATTATCTGCTCTTCGATCAAGAAGTATCACGAGATATGTATGATCGTCAAATTGATTTGATTACTGAACATCTTGCACCACATATGCGTAAATACGCGCAATTACTCCAATCTGTTCATGGTTTGGATACGATGTCATTTTATGATTTACTCATGCCATTAGATCCAGGGTTTGAACCCGATATTTCAATTGAAGCATCGCGCGAGAAATTACTTGAAGGGTTAAGCATTCTTGGTGAAGATTATCTCGCCATGGTAAATCGAGCATTTGATGAACGTTGGATTGATTTCCCACAAAATATTGGAAAATCAACCGGGGCATTCTGTTCAAGTCCATATGGGGCACATCCTTATGTTCTCATTAGTTGGACTGAACGTATGCGTGAAGTCTTTGTCTTAGCTCATGAGTTAGGACATGCAGGTCATTTCTACCTTGCCGGACAAAATCAGAATATTTATGATACACGCCCTTCTCTATACTTTATCGAGGCACCCTCAACGATGAATGAACTCATCATGGCAAATCATCTTACGACACAATCGGATGATCCCCGCTTTAAACGTTGGGTATTATCAACGATGATCAGCCGTACCTACTATCATAATTTTGTTCCCCACCTCCTTTAAGCTGCCTATCAGCGTGAAGTATACCGTGCCGTTGATGCCGGTAAACCACTTTCAACTGCAGGACTTAATGCGATGAAACGATCGGTACTTGAAGCGTTTTGGGGTGATGTTGTCATGATTAATCCTAATGTGGAACTCACATGGATGCGTCAACCACATTACTATATGGGTCTATACCCATACACTTACAGTGCTGGATTAACCATCGCAACTGAAGTCAGTCAAAAAGTCTTGAACGGTACTTTAGATATCGAACGATGGAAAGATGTTTTAAAAGCTGGTGGAACCAAAACGCCGCTGGAACTGGCACAAATGGTAGATGTTGATCTTTCAACCGATGCACCGCTCCGTCATACAATAGAGCATATTGGTGCGATGATTGATGAAATTGTCGACCTTACCGAACAAATGAAGTAATTCAAAAAAAAGCCGAAGCATCACGACGATGTCTCGGCTTTTTTTAGGTTGTTTGTTGGGAATCTTCAATAATCACCAGTAAAGCATTGCAGAGTTTGTCGTAGCCTTCATCATTTCGATATGCAAGGTCCATGTCATAATCTGCTAGCAATGCTTTTTCCGCAATTTGACCCGTTTCAACACGTTGGGCTGTTTGACCACTTTTTCGAATTGCTTTAATAATATCCAAACATTCATGAATGGTCGTGCCGGATAAGGCTTTTTGTTTTTTTATAAATTCTGTGATGTTATCACAATACGCTTCAAAATCATCATTCCAATGTTTATTTTCATGCGCTTGTGCTTCAGTACGTAAACGCTGAATTTGGTTTAAAACTTCACCAAACACATGATCACCTTCGGGTATAAGATTGGCTAATTTTTTATTACAAGGTTCCATAAATAATAAACCTCCTTTAGTAAAATATACCATGATTGTTTCCTTAAATTCACATCATTTTTAAAGATTCAAAGGAATTCATAGGTACAATTTTAAAAAGGAAACTGATTGAGGTATGCATCCAAACTCATATTGGCCTTGATGATTTTTTCTGAAATTGCGCCTACATAACGATAATGCCAAGGTTGAAATGCATAACCTGTTTCCGCTTCTTTTCCTTCTGGATATCGGAGAATAAAGCCAAATTGATACGCATTGTTTTGAAGCCATTGATACGCTTGGGTCTCAACGAACGCCATCTCATTCCACGTTTCAATGTCATCACCACCGATATCAAATCCATACCCACTTCGGTGTTCCGAACAGCCATCTTGACCACCATAACGATGAGCTCGTTCAATGCCATACCGTTCCTTATTACCTTCATACAATTGATTTTGGAATTCATGGGTGTGATAACTGCTGATTTTGGTTAAAACTACACCTTCTTTAAGAGCAGCTGCTTGCATGTATAAAAATTGATTTTCAGCTTCATAGCGCGGTCCAGGTTCATAACTTGGTGGTAAACAATGACCACGATCAACAATTAACAGCCCTTTGCGATAAACACGGGCTCCTTCGTCCATTTGATAGACATCATCCAATTCCTTAGCGAATGCATTTAGTTTGTCTTCAAACTGTTTCAATTCCTCCATGGTTTGAATGCTTCCCAAATGATCTTTAAGTTCGAGATATGCCATGCGATGAGTTGAAAGCACATCACGCTGTTCATAAAACTTCAAGACACGCATGTAATCATCGATTAAATCAACGCCTTCTAGCGTCACGTCATTTTGAATAATGGGTTCGGTCATTTCAGGTTTGGCTGAATTACAACCCGTAATCAGGAAAAAGAGAATTCCTACGATAATTTGATATTTTTTCTTCATATCCCTATTCTATCGTATTCAACTCATAAAAAAAAGGATTCCGAAGAATCCTTAATGGGATTATTTTTGGTATCCAATAACCCCACGGCATATTGTTGTTTGTACATTAATATCATCATCACAAATGACAAGGTCTGCGTCTTTATTGATCGCAATGCTTCCTTTGCGTCCAAAGATTTCTAAGTGTTTCGCAGCATTTTCTGATGACATCTTCACGAGATCATGCATAGGTGCGCCCGTAAAGTGTTTGATGTTACGTACTACAAAGTCCATTTCCGCTACCGAACCTGCAAGAGATCCTGTTGCAATACGGCATTCTTTCCCTTTTTTAATAACTTCTTGACCACCAAGGTCATAATTACCATCGGGAAGTCCTTTCGCACGCATTGAGTCTGTAATCACGATAAAGTTTTCGGCACCCTTAATTTGGTATGTCGCTTTCACAACATCCGGATTTAAATGAATACCATCACAGATCATTTCGGCTTTAAGTGTTGGATTCATAAAACCCGCTGTAACAGCACCGGGTTCACGGTGATGGTGTG is part of the Erysipelothrix piscisicarius genome and harbors:
- a CDS encoding ankyrin repeat domain-containing protein, which gives rise to MINAERIDILNELIEAIHHNDIDSVQTILINDPHVVSHPSGDRLQSPLQEAIQNSRLEIAQLIIETKDNVNFMVQGELEHWQQPILHVAISEALNHSRYPRPQRDGPKNDGVLFDKHLACLKLLLDEGADIHGQDSFGNTPLMRAVLDVINIDLGIVDYEFEEDIRRVFGLLIDKGSDIRGATNTRKSIFELYRNHKVMNYIPKG
- a CDS encoding FAD-dependent oxidoreductase; translated protein: MKKIAIIGGGIVGSTAAYYLSKHGNHVTLYDDPTGQATKAAVGIICPWVSQRRNQEWYQLAREGAAFYQRLNKDLNDTSYYRQSGALITHDKLLLDKLYNIALQRRIDAPEMGEVEILEGEALQEKLPPSIQCDRALCVSGGAQVDGLKLIETLQKEAERLTVINKRVYWSRQEDRLIVDGQAYDAVILACGAWLQEQFPNKELSVKPQKGQLIEFKNILEPNHNYPVFMPQGEIDFLYGNQGQLVIGATHENEKGFNLDIDPNSSEYLKNEAKKHFPEIDRLEIDHVRVGTRAVSSDFSPFYGEVEGEPGVYQASGLGSSGLTTGVAIGFKIAQSIIKSDKL
- a CDS encoding HAD-IC family P-type ATPase produces the protein MQNKKGLTTQQVKQLTLEGKINRLPKPEIKTNAQIILSNVFTLFNLYNIIIASALVYVKAWTSLFFMGVIISNTFMFIFQEIRSRNLISKLNIIISPKTTVIRDGKRLELDNEEIVLGDLVYYEAGNQISADARIVDGAVEVNESLLTGEVDPVDKSIDAEILSGSFIVSGACYAEIIHVGKDNYAIKVTSAVKTNRVISSELLKTFKTVTKITSFFIIPIGAILLYQGLILRGQAFDSVIVNTATALLGMLPQGLVLLTTLVLIGAVLKLGSQKTLVQDLYAIETLSQSSVLCLDKTGTLTHGVMKVIHVETLDEILYEYMSSYIENSNDNNATSAAIKDYFEVIPTQLQAVEQIPFSSARKWAGMNFSNNHAVLVGAPDILLPGTRIPEKVESLRRDGARILLICESLSPIHKDSSLKGILPLAYIALEDPIRDDAYDAIQFFRENDVTAKVISGDNVETVAAIARKAGIENYQTVVDAQSLKTEEDLTEAILNCNVIGRATPNQKLDFVRILQEHGEKVAMTGDGINDVLALKNSDCSIAMGEGSDAALHISQIVVMDGQLSTLVDVVKEGRMVINNITRSASMYYLRTILAIFIAITAVVMNVPFPFIPFQITLTNMFIDGFPSFMLLFQPSYERPKERILNHVLRHAFPNAMTIILLWLFLNILGTHFGLTTEVVETMMYFINGYVSIGMIYRIYKPLNLYRTIVLIINVIGFGLATKLFWPLLELQPLSPEHAQFTAILLIVAIPIVIIIHKLALMYIDYTNNKNN
- a CDS encoding M3 family metallopeptidase codes for the protein MNPEHTWDLRGLFKTEDDYNRTFDSLEKEVDTFVSTYKGQLNTPENIVEALGVYAPMYEKMVHLGTYNSLSASADQSNEETIQRYGLYAIRTTEISNKLAFFTSEISGNDSETLENAVQLNDFSKGFLKQILREKPHALSPEVEAAVTALNAALDAPYSIYNRGKLQDMSFDDFEVNGKSYPNSFVLFEGEWEYEIDHDVRHKAFEEFYGKLAEYQHTFAEVYQTQVLKEKALSTHKGFDSVIDYLLFDQEVSRDMYDRQIDLITEHLAPHMRKYAQLLQSVHGLDTMSFYDLLMPLDPGFEPDISIEASREKLLEGLSILGEDYLAMVNRAFDERWIDFPQNIGKSTGAFCSSPYGAHPYVLISWTERMREVFVLAHELGHAGHFYLAGQNQNIYDTRPSLYFIEAPSTMNELIMANHLTTQSDDPRFKRWVLSTMISRTYYHNFVPHLL
- a CDS encoding M15 family metallopeptidase, yielding MKKKYQIIVGILFFLITGCNSAKPEMTEPIIQNDVTLEGVDLIDDYMRVLKFYEQRDVLSTHRMAYLELKDHLGSIQTMEELKQFEDKLNAFAKELDDVYQMDEGARVYRKGLLIVDRGHCLPPSYEPGPRYEAENQFLYMQAAALKEGVVLTKISSYHTHEFQNQLYEGNKERYGIERAHRYGGQDGCSEHRSGYGFDIGGDDIETWNEMAFVETQAYQWLQNNAYQFGFILRYPEGKEAETGYAFQPWHYRYVGAISEKIIKANMSLDAYLNQFPF